One Dioscorea cayenensis subsp. rotundata cultivar TDr96_F1 chromosome 17, TDr96_F1_v2_PseudoChromosome.rev07_lg8_w22 25.fasta, whole genome shotgun sequence DNA window includes the following coding sequences:
- the LOC120280902 gene encoding uncharacterized protein LOC120280902 isoform X2 has translation MGNCAPKPKRSSPPPRRSSSPVPATMTFQLFGSESCPIAARIRISLLYKYSTFQFIPSESPILHHPVLRCGSQSISGSADMILRYIDSTFPGPPSPAENGTDRSSVAAELRNAVGLQHRSIEQHLEGVSRWAEEIASGGGGGRIAAGRRYAELVEIMLEHAQMEERFLFPLLEKAAEDRGLCGVAYGKHAKELPMMNGIKEDMKSVIAMGPKAPCYQEAMLNLSQRLKTLQIGHSVN, from the exons ATGGGTAACTGCGCTCCTAAACCTAAGCGATCATCGCCACCTCCCCGCCGATCATCGTCTCCGGTGCCGGCGACGATGACCTTCCAGCTATTTGGATCCGAGTCCTGCCCAATCGCCGCCAGGATCCGCATCTCTCTCCTCTACAAGTACTCCACCTTCCAGTTCATCCCCTCGGAATCCCCAATCCTCCACCACCCTGTCCTCCGCTGCGGCTCTCAGAGCATCTCTGGATCCGCCGACATGATCCTCCGCTACATCGACTCCACATTCCCTGGACCTCCATCCCCTGCGGAGAATGGAACTGATCGCTCATCGGTAGCAGCGGAGTTAAGGAATGCTGTGGGTTTACAGCACCGTAGCATCGAGCAGCATCTTGAGGGGGTGTCACGTTGGGCGGAGGAGATTGCCAGCGGTGGCGGGGGAGGGAGGATCGCCGCCGGAAGGAGGTATGCAGAGCTTGTGGAGATAATGCTGGAGCACGCCCAGATGGAGGAGCGATTCCTTTTCCCTCTCTTGGAAAAGGCCGCCGAGGACAGAG GATTATGTGGGGTGGCATATGGAAAGCATGCAAAGGAGCTGCCGATGATGAATGGGATCAAGGAGGACATGAAGTCAGTGATAGCGATGGGGCCAAAGGCGCCGTGCTACCAGGAAGCCATGCTGAATCTTTCACAGCGTTTGAAAACCTTGCAG ATAGGTCACTCAGTGAATTAA
- the LOC120280902 gene encoding uncharacterized protein LOC120280902 isoform X3 has protein sequence MGNCAPKPKRSSPPPRRSSSPVPATMTFQLFGSESCPIAARIRISLLYKYSTFQFIPSESPILHHPVLRCGSQSISGSADMILRYIDSTFPGPPSPAENGTDRSSVAAELRNAVGLQHRSIEQHLEGVSRWAEEIASGGGGGRIAAGRRYAELVEIMLEHAQMEERFLFPLLEKAAEDRGLCGVAYGKHAKELPMMNGIKEDMKSVIAMGPKAPCYQEAMLNLSQRLKTLQ, from the exons ATGGGTAACTGCGCTCCTAAACCTAAGCGATCATCGCCACCTCCCCGCCGATCATCGTCTCCGGTGCCGGCGACGATGACCTTCCAGCTATTTGGATCCGAGTCCTGCCCAATCGCCGCCAGGATCCGCATCTCTCTCCTCTACAAGTACTCCACCTTCCAGTTCATCCCCTCGGAATCCCCAATCCTCCACCACCCTGTCCTCCGCTGCGGCTCTCAGAGCATCTCTGGATCCGCCGACATGATCCTCCGCTACATCGACTCCACATTCCCTGGACCTCCATCCCCTGCGGAGAATGGAACTGATCGCTCATCGGTAGCAGCGGAGTTAAGGAATGCTGTGGGTTTACAGCACCGTAGCATCGAGCAGCATCTTGAGGGGGTGTCACGTTGGGCGGAGGAGATTGCCAGCGGTGGCGGGGGAGGGAGGATCGCCGCCGGAAGGAGGTATGCAGAGCTTGTGGAGATAATGCTGGAGCACGCCCAGATGGAGGAGCGATTCCTTTTCCCTCTCTTGGAAAAGGCCGCCGAGGACAGAG GATTATGTGGGGTGGCATATGGAAAGCATGCAAAGGAGCTGCCGATGATGAATGGGATCAAGGAGGACATGAAGTCAGTGATAGCGATGGGGCCAAAGGCGCCGTGCTACCAGGAAGCCATGCTGAATCTTTCACAGCGTTTGAAAACCTTGCAG TGA
- the LOC120280902 gene encoding uncharacterized protein LOC120280902 isoform X1, with protein MGNCAPKPKRSSPPPRRSSSPVPATMTFQLFGSESCPIAARIRISLLYKYSTFQFIPSESPILHHPVLRCGSQSISGSADMILRYIDSTFPGPPSPAENGTDRSSVAAELRNAVGLQHRSIEQHLEGVSRWAEEIASGGGGGRIAAGRRYAELVEIMLEHAQMEERFLFPLLEKAAEDRGLCGVAYGKHAKELPMMNGIKEDMKSVIAMGPKAPCYQEAMLNLSQRLKTLQEHCKEHFQKEERELLPLLNTAESIGKEEGEETERWLDKVMELMEVTHSQLFPFFMSGLLPHESMKYIELLCKSIKDQQQLLLLLKSLITSLERER; from the exons ATGGGTAACTGCGCTCCTAAACCTAAGCGATCATCGCCACCTCCCCGCCGATCATCGTCTCCGGTGCCGGCGACGATGACCTTCCAGCTATTTGGATCCGAGTCCTGCCCAATCGCCGCCAGGATCCGCATCTCTCTCCTCTACAAGTACTCCACCTTCCAGTTCATCCCCTCGGAATCCCCAATCCTCCACCACCCTGTCCTCCGCTGCGGCTCTCAGAGCATCTCTGGATCCGCCGACATGATCCTCCGCTACATCGACTCCACATTCCCTGGACCTCCATCCCCTGCGGAGAATGGAACTGATCGCTCATCGGTAGCAGCGGAGTTAAGGAATGCTGTGGGTTTACAGCACCGTAGCATCGAGCAGCATCTTGAGGGGGTGTCACGTTGGGCGGAGGAGATTGCCAGCGGTGGCGGGGGAGGGAGGATCGCCGCCGGAAGGAGGTATGCAGAGCTTGTGGAGATAATGCTGGAGCACGCCCAGATGGAGGAGCGATTCCTTTTCCCTCTCTTGGAAAAGGCCGCCGAGGACAGAG GATTATGTGGGGTGGCATATGGAAAGCATGCAAAGGAGCTGCCGATGATGAATGGGATCAAGGAGGACATGAAGTCAGTGATAGCGATGGGGCCAAAGGCGCCGTGCTACCAGGAAGCCATGCTGAATCTTTCACAGCGTTTGAAAACCTTGCAG GAACACTGCAAAGAGCACTTCCAGAAAGAGGAAAGAGAACTACTACCACTACTAAACACTGCAGAGAGTATTggcaaagaagaaggagaagaaacaGAGAGATGGTTGGACAAAGTCATGGAGCTCATGGAGGTCACACACTCTCAACTCTTTCCCTTCTTCATGTCAGGCCTCCTTCCTCATGAGTCCATGAAATACATAGAATTGCTTTGCAAATCCATTAAAGATCAGCAGCAATTGCTCTTGCTTCTTAAATCACTAATTACCTCATTAGAAAGGGAAAGATGA